From a single Stomoxys calcitrans chromosome 4, idStoCalc2.1, whole genome shotgun sequence genomic region:
- the LOC106085530 gene encoding uncharacterized protein LOC106085530 isoform X1: MSEDQVYKDGDIVWVKLGNNWWPGEVIDAHRHPDGIVTNNKRKLYCIVKFFNENAYEYVSNVKQIYPFQCAKKEEFLKKGLSLYKSGNKFMEKFPEDIEIAERLTRQKVSSLYINDRPDSIVKAILGQPIILSSDDGCGGTSEYREKRRSCESITKIINITPNKTPPKPIRIEQSVAIGAAYGSTSNAATANPKNISGSPRLSISSDSSSSRTNVGNSNNYRCNLCDFTSVRQNVMILHRKMHSNRNGAATTTVALNQNANAPKNRNNINNIESNTKVNKPILTTSTSTTPSKSPTPSVVSIPAGNRSTISLKRSKSPPSVTNETVGVEDKTTSSSAAITLSDSSAPCAVETTSIVSQGTLSRRSMRHTRSAVVSSPTSPSIINGSTTSAIDLPEVKPIQKIPKKRDFASLTIVVNPNVEEAQQVQKSTVTETLASTALTPVAKENVEEIRNMLMADWSDEDEMADLDNDKNKNEIKAISADADSRSGGEMNDITPIISTPTGTSTPCSTTTNKGRIRNIPKKDRRDVILNDFSPDVSVIEPAQDSSSQTLVVHLDTSNSSAVEIVDEQQHTPIITIHDDDEDDRTHKTPISKTTKKSADNLSPSSRNSDLENVEPNDKSTAASILSCFDFQDDEDGEEIDTTTATASSIPHFKKKYLSSERSLFQISCDGAAKAKHNEERDKKDQELEAEIESLLESTHPPAAGLTITPSNSFEECISVKDLPIKERSKRIFKSRNRSRIEGKLSTESLTNSVSTDESLTKDISSSEDINKTKQVQEKRGPKENRRKSKDTNERASLKSSKDWPAKCLAGRLEDQSLYAKDEQHLPNGENSIPENFANVNNNASSEKVSESMALRATIADKDQVEAETIKVLTELATVEEVPQDEGNELVVVDQQLGRTLQPSTLVESEENRLEDNVKLQTLDANNTSSNSLDIENDKSVPKDNPMSMVEESNVESNKSKGDSENCLEINHEKNVTAKPSEHNSKFIADTISEFVERDQVTEDIIDEDNANDPVKIVLASEIVLSDELENLPRQDSHDATIIEFNENENQNKGDINGDQMQSTAIQENTQEALVDDSCASTTSPSAELKCENLAHDKEASIDVNTGTSTGPEVFISHRIVTTSPTDENSSMGASDTGAEFGSPTSMLSDERLPAFPFSRNETPHQEIEADSIVETIKGQCENYCAPVEENMKYLKGKLKEEELSAIDTTIIIETNDECIPANKLVKEKANLMRVTDAEAISNHETTESDFAPTLTDKAHKKRRRHGGKSSGRMLRDALKNSVSKSSDIGNDGCPPPVLQDKMSGEALNQEQDKAAKELAPETPNSSIVFVNAKDIQTSNSVNLIVEDSFDASVKTTESICSNIEATLPEELAKITTGSKEIPKELPYSEELTENVDTFTTSAIAEVTFTPKQNAEHTECDKDSNIFEQKPTKEEFDNCEISTETEGNTDTPNGNSDMKELTKIPITEADAPPLDDTAEKEKAKNHNEMNRTGASSEYQSAKIDNEDEVKDNNADTEPVSSYPKKRSAEEEISFKKSKQRKQEIEEGEGGNKPLISNVTNEEKETLTGSEKLKDLMSENSKPIDEDKLKSSESVVTNKASPEIEISKEVSICHDSNDSIKNEIHKETDPTPSLTNQKDDIIECDPQFSAISHSNHIEHKDSQSKGQVLDDITSMTSNTDAHEIKEKSVPTAQTNLKLKEYADTDVSKQVNLPTSLEPATTIELKTLSSSSYKTSTSTHEASCITTTPASVEITNKSTTEETSTETGSIKPRPFYRKAPITRRQTICFDISDNARNDFSRKRQVYDFEDDTTLATIATTPKRTAQRKMTMPDIGMPCRALRTASPLDSKNSFKSRRSSSYNEKTIDSGLVQQPSNDDGDEELCDELLAADTHSSKSFTDVNVKRLLDKDDSHKNASKTTSNGRSIMKRRASSRRQSVTTESPPQSKIPRDAAGFVAIQPKIAKTELMVTTLGDNQISTAQQQLLQLQQQNPPSPSSSSIILNKNSNRARKPHKATANNNQQQLNPLLVQQIQVQQTNVCKPQPQQVVTQLANTQNILQFVAPPAVGGPQQQQQTTEGFLISTAATSEEENVIDSNTQLIALPTQPYPGYTETFLLCKVNGNTCKPVDNVPLYLNHQLNELVPIPSDVLEAGPKLVVNDEGNAAKEANTQQEQMEQEKSVQESGNMSNETESATGIVETGNTEEPQNFLRDMTSDEAGADADANVGEDSTDLSSSNGILLNIEGQQVLLDAATFAHLLSNPDTNTQLISDDGTEYVLTHEVLQALHMQQQQQQQQEQQQVLDITNAGVNSDIIAVAMAGSDLYGNEVLTIDTSQALQLIDDNGSVIFQQATEAPPLVQQHLTPPAVVTNAVLDQSPIMSTLEVPSNSRLQVAPHSISVPPLPIVSPSNVVFGGDAPSNLDDSLAAIGVTAQSSSMSSALGLPITVTDPNIASKVTSAGPLNEILQFVSHRPATGQATAALAAAAIAGETRIFND, from the exons ATGTCCGAGGATCAAGTCTATAAGGATGGTGATATTGTGTGGGTCAAATTGGGCAATAATTGGTGGCCGGGCGAGGTCATCGACGCTCACCGACATCCAGATGGTATAGTGACTAATAACAAGCGAAAACTATATTGTatagttaaatttttcaatgagAACGCGTA TGAATACGTGAGCAATGTCAAGCAAATCTATCCATTTCAATGTGCTAAAAAAGAAGAATTTCTTAAGAAGGGCCTAT CTTTGTACAAAAGTGGCAATAAGTTTATGGAAAAGTTTCCTGAGGATATAGAAATCGCAGAGCGGCTAACACGTCAAAAGGTGTCATCCCTATATATAAACGATCGTCCAGACAGCATTGTCAAAGCAATTTTGGGACAACCTATAATTTTGTCAAGCGATGATGGCTGCGGTGGCACTTCAGAATATCGGGAAAAACGAAGAAGCTGT GAATCCATTACGAAAATCATCAATATCACACCAAATAAAACGCCACCAAAGCCAATAAGAATAGAGCAATCGGTTGCGATAGGAGCTGCATACGGCTCGACTTCAAATGCAGCAACGGCAAATCCCAAAAACATTAGCGGCTCGCCGAGGTTATCAATAAGCAGCGACTCCTCATCCAGTCGCACAAATGTCGGCAACAGTAACAACTATCGTTGCAATTTATGCGACTTCACCAGTGTCCGACAAAATGTCATGATATTACATAGGAAAATGCACAGCAATAGAAATGGAGCGGCAACTACAACAGTTGCATTGAATCAAAATGCCAATGCCCcaaaaaacagaaacaacaTTAACAATATCGAAAGCAATACCAAAGtaaataaacccattttaacAACAAGCACCTCCACCACACCCTCCAAATCACCTACCCCCTCGGTTGTATCAATTCCTGCAGGTAATAGATCTACAATATCGCTAAAAAGATCGAAAAGCCCACCATCAGTAACTAACGAAACAGTGGGGGTTGAGGACAAGACTACCTCTTCCTCCGCGGCAATCACTTTATCGGATTCGTCAGCTCCTTGTGCAGTGGAAACTACTTCTATTGTATCACAAGGAACCCTCTCAAGGCGATCTATGCGCCATACGAGATCGGCTGTGGTATCTTCCCCTACTTCGCCGAGTATCATAAATGGGTCTACCACTAGCGCCATAGATTTACCTGAAGTAAAACCTATccaaaaaatacccaagaagcGAGATTTTGCCAGTCTAACCATTGTAGTCAACCCCAATGTGGAAGAAGCACAACAAGTACAAAAATCCACGGTCACCGAAACATTAGCATCGACAGCATTGACACCGGTGGCCAAAGAAAATGTGGAAGAAATAAGAAATATGTTGATGGCCGATTGGAGCGATGAAGATGAAATGGCAGATCTAGACAATGATAAAAATAAGAATGAAATAAAAGCGATATCGGCTGATGCTGATAGCAGAAGCGGGGGCGAAATGAACGATATAACACCAATTATTTCTACACCCACAGGTACCTCAACTCCTTGCAGTACCACAACCAATAAGGGCCGTATTCGTAACATACCAAAGAAGGACCGCAGAGATGTCATATTGAATGACTTTAGTCCTGATGTATCAGTTATTGAACCTGCGCAAGACTCATCATCTCAAACTCTTGTAGTACATTTGGACACTTCGAACTCATCTGCAGTAGAGATAGTTGATGAACAACAACACACGCCTATTATAACCATACATGATGACGATGAAGATGATAGAACACATAAGACGCCTATAAGTAAAACAACCAAAAAGAGCGCTGACAATTTGTCTCCTTCATCCCGAAACAGCGATTTGGAAAATGTCGAACCAAATGATAAATCAACAGCAGCCTCAATTCTATCTTGCTTCGACTTCCAAGATGATGAGGATGGGGAAGAAATCGATACAACTACGGCAACGGCCTCCTCTATAccacatttcaaaaaaaaatatttgtcgaGTGAAAGAAGCCTTTTTCAAATATCCTGCGATGGAGCTGCTAAGGCAAAACATAATGAGGAAAGGGACAAAAAAGACCAGGAGCTTGAAGCTGAAATAGAGTCCTTATTGGAATCCACACATCCACCAGCTGCCGGCCTGACCATAACTCCCAGCAACAGTTTTGAAGAATGCATATCTGTCAAGGATTTGCCCATAAAAGAGCGGAGCAAGCGTATATTTAAGTCACGCAATAGATCTCGCATAGAGGGCAAATTAAGTACGGAATCATTAACAAATTCTGTATCCACTGATGAAAGCTTAACCAAAGACATATCGTCGTCAGAAGACATTAACAAAACAAAGCAAGTGCAGGAAAAAAGAGGCCCAAAAGAAAATCGTCGAAAATCAAAAGACACCAACGAAAGAGCTTCTTTGAAATCTTCAAAAGATTGGCCTGCCAAATGCCTGGCCGGGAGATTAGAAGACCAATCATTGTATGCAAAAGACGAGCAACATTTACCCAATGGAGAAAATTCCATtccagaaaattttgccaatgttAATAATAATGCTTCTTCAGAAAAAGTCTCTGAATCGATGGCCCTAAGGGCTACCATTGCCGACAAGGATCAAGTTGAAGCGGAAACAATTAAAGTACTGACAGAACTAGCAACGGTTGAAGAAGTTCCTCAAGACGAAGGAAATGAATTAGTTGTTGTCGATCAGCAGTTGGGCCGTACCCTTCAACCATCGACATTGGTAGAATCCGAAGAAAATAGATTAGAGGATAACGTCAAATTGCAAACGTTAGACGCAAATAACACATCGTCAAATTCGCTTGATATTGAAAATGATAAAAGTGTTCCTAAAGATAACCCCATGTCTATGGTCGAGGAAAGTAATGTCGAATCCAACAAATCAAAAGGTGATTccgaaaattgtttggaaataaACCATGAAAAAAACGTTACAGCTAAACCATCCGAACATAACTCAAAATTTATTGCTGATACAATTTCTGAATTCGTAGAAAGAGATCAAGTTACTGAGGACATAATAGACGAAGATAACGCCAACGATCCTGTCAAGATTGTGTTGGCGTCTGAAATTGTCTTAAGTGATGAACTTGAAAATCTTCCTAGGCAAGACTCTCACGATGCAACTATAATCGAATTTAATGAAAATGAGAATCAAAATAAAGGCGATATTAATGGTGATCAAATGCAATCAACTGCTATCCAAGAAAATACACAAGAGGCATTGGTAGATGACTCATGTGCAAGTACCACATCACCTTCTGCtgaattaaaatgtgaaaatttgGCTCATGATAAGGAGGCCTCAATAGATGTAAATACTGGTACTTCAACTGGCCCAGAGGTATTTATTAGTCATCGCATTGTTACTACCTCACCCACGGATGAGAACAGTTCAATGGGTGCTTCTGACACAGGAGCTGAATTTGGATCACCAACTTCAATGTTGAGTGATGAGCGTCTACCGGCATTTCCCTTCAGCCGAAACGAGACTCCACACCAAGAAATAGAAGCGGATTCAATTGTGGAAACAATAAAAGGCCAATGTGAAAATTACTGTGCACCAGTTgaagaaaatatgaaatatcTCAAAGGAAAATTGAAGGAAGAGGAGTTAAGTGCCATCGATACCACGATTATAATAGAAACGAATGATGAATGCATACCTGCCAACAAATTAGTTAAGGAAAAGGCCAATTTGATGAGAGTAACAGATGCGGAAGCAATATCGAATCATGAAACAACAGAAAGCGACTTTGCACCGACTTTGACTGACAAAGCACATAAAAAAAGAAGACGTCATGGGGGAAAAAGTTCCGGCCGAATGCTGCGGGATGCTTTAAAAAATTCGGTTTCGAAAAGCAGTGATATTGGAAATGATGGATGCCCACCTCCAGTATTACAGGATAAGATGTCTGGCGAAGCACTCAACCAAGAACAGGACAAGGCTGCGAAAGAATTAGCACCTGAAACCCCTAACTCTTCGATCGTGTTTGTAAATGCTAAAGATATTCAAACTTCGAATAGCGTTAATCTGATAGTTGAAGATTCATTTGATGCGAGCGTCAAGACAACTGAAAGCATTTGCAGTAATATCGAAGCAACCCTTCCAGAGGAACTGGCAAAAATAACCACTGGTTCTAAAGAAATTCCAAAGGAACTTCCTTATTCTGAAGAATTGACCGAAAATGTTGATACGTTTACAACATCCGCAATAGCGGAGGTTACTTTCACCCCAAAGCAAAATGCTGAACATACGGAGTGTGACAAAGATAGTAACATTTTTGAGCAGAAACCAACCAAAGAAGAGTTTGATAATTGTGAAATAAGTACTGAGACTGAAGGCAACACCGATACTCCAAATGGAAATTCTGATATGAAAGAACTTACTAAAATTCCTATAACTGAGGCAGATGCTCCACCTTTGGATGACACAgctgaaaaagaaaaagcaaaaaatcataACGAAATGAATAGAACAGGAGCGTCTTCTGAATACCAATCCGCGAAGATAGATAACGAAGACGAAGTTAAAGACAACAACGCAGACACAGAACCAGTCTCCTCGTATCCAAAGAAAAGATCGGCAGAAgaagaaatttcatttaaaaaatcaaaacaacgcAAAcaagaaattgaagaaggagaaGGTGGAAACAAGCCGCTAATAAGTAATGTAACTAATGAAGAAAAGGAAACTTTGACTGGTAGTGAAAAGCTTAAAGATTTAATGTCTGAAAATTCAAAGCCTATTGATGAGGACAAACTGAAGTCTTCTGAATCCGTCGTTACTAATAAAGCATCGCCGGAAATAGAAATATCTAAAGAGGTGTCAATATGTCATGACAGTAATGACAGTATCAAAAATGAAATTCACAAAGAAACGGATCCCACGCCCTCACTGACGAATCAAAAAGATGATATTATTGAATGTGATCCTCAATTTTCCGCAATAAGTCATAGcaaccatattgaacacaaaGATTCCCAGAGTAAAGGGCAAGTGCTAGACGATATAACGTCGATGACTTCAAATACGGATGCgcatgaaataaaagaaaaatctgTACCTACTGCACAAACTAATTTAAAACTGAAAGAGTATGCTGACACTGATGTTTCTAAACAGGTTAACCTTCCAACTTCATTAGAGCCTGCCACAACGATAGAACTAAAGACATTATCGTCATCATCATATAAGACAAGTACATCAACCCATGAGGCTTCTTGCATTACAACAACACCTgcatctgttgaaattacgaaCAAATCGACCACTGAAGAAACCAGTACTGAGACGGGAAGCATAAAACCGAGACCATTTTACAGAAAAGCACCTATTACGCGCCGCCAAACCATATGCTTCGACATCTCCGATAATGCTCGAAATGACTTTTCCCGCAAACGGCAAGTTTATGATTTTGAAGATGACACAACCCTCGCAACGATAGCAACAACACCTAAAAGAACTGCTCAACGTAAAATGACCATGCCAGACATAGGAATGCCTTGTCGGGCGTTAAGAACAGCAAGTCCACTTGATTCAAAAAACTCCTTCAAATCAAGACGCAGCTCATCATACAATGAAAAAACCATAGATTCAGGTTTAGTGCAGCAACCATCAAACGATGACGGCGACGAGGAGTTATGTGATGAACTTTTGGCAGCAGACACG CATTCCTCAAAATCCTTCACCGACGTGAATGTTAAAAGACTACTCGATAAAGATGACAGCCACAAAAATGCATCGAAAACAACTTCTAATGGTCGTAGTATTATGAAGCGTAGAGCCTCAAGCCGCCGTCAAAGTGTGACAACCGAAAGTCCCCCTCAGAGTAAAATACCTCGAGATGCTGCAGGTTTTGTCGCGATACAGCCAAAAATCGCAAAAACCGAGTTAATGGTCACAACTCTAGGCGATAATCAAATTTctacagcacaacaacagctattACAGCTGCAACAGCAAAACCCTCCATCCCCATCATCATCGTCAATTATCCTCaataagaattcaaatcgtgcACGAAAGCCACATAAAGCCACAGCCAACAATAATCAGCAACAATTAAATCCTTTGTTGGTTCAACAAATCCAAGTACAACAAACAAATGTTTGCAAACCCCAACCGCAACAAGTGGTCACACAATTGGCCAATACTCAGAACATATTACAGTTTGTAGCACCACCTGCAGTTGGGGGgccacagcagcagcagcaaacaaCGGAAGGCTTCTTAATATCGACGGCTGCCACTAGTGAAGAG GAAAACGTAATCGATTCCAATACACAATTAATAGCATTGCCAACTCAGCCTTATCCCGGATATACTGAGACATTTTTACTCTGCAAGGTGAATGGTAACACCTGCAAACCAGTTGATAACGTACCTTTGTATTTAAACCATCAACTGAACGAACTTGTACCTATACCCTCGGATGTTTTGGAGGCTGGTCCTAAACTTGTAGTTAACGATGAAGGCAATGCTGCTAAAGAAGCAAATACTCAACAAGAGCAGATGGAACAAGAGAAAAGCGTACAAGAAAGTGGAAATATGAGCAATGAAACGGAGAGTGCAACGGGAATTGTTGAGACGGGCAACACTGAGGAACCGCAAAATTTCTTGCGTGACATGACTAGCGATGAAGCTGGTGCTGATGCTGATGCCAATGTTGGAGAAGATTCAACGGATTTGAGTTCCAGCAATGGAATTCTATTAAATATCGAAGGTCAGCAAGTTTTGCTGGATGCTGCAACATTCGCCCATCTTTTGTCAAATCCAGATACCAACACTCAACTTATATCTGATGATGGCACTGAGTATGTCCTAACACATGAAGTATTGCAGGCTCTACAtatgcaacaacagcagcaacaacagcaggaACAACAACAGGTATTGGATATTACGAACGCAGGAGTCAATAGTGACATCATTGCCGTTGCAATGGCGGGTtccgatttatatggcaatgAAGTTTTAACAATTGATACATCACAGGCTCTACAATTAATCGACGACAATGGAAGTGTGATATTTCAACAAGCTACAGAGGCTCCACCATTGGTGCAACAACATTTAACACCACCCGCTGTGGTCACAAATGCTGTACTCGATCAATCGCCGATCATGTCAACACTGGAGGTGCCTTCGAATAGCCGATTGCAAGTTGCGCCCCATTCCATAAGTGTGCCGCCGCTTCCCATAGTTTCACCGTCAAATGTGGTATTTGGTGGAGATGCACCTTCCAATCTCGATGACAGCTTAGCTGCCATAGGCGTCACAGCGCAATCATCGTCCATGTCATCAGCACTGGGTCTACCCATAACCGTTACAGATCCAAATATCGCCTCAAAGGTAACTTCGGCCGGACCTCTTAAcgaaattttacaatttgtatCACATCGCCCAGCTACGGGACAAGCAACGGCAGCTTTAGCTGCGGCAGCGATAGCCGGAGAAACGCGTATTTTCAATGACTAG